From one Streptomyces mobaraensis genomic stretch:
- a CDS encoding VOC family protein, which yields MASRFTELVVDCRDPERLAAFWCAVLGFKVIDRIEGKVEIGSWEPTVEEVRARQMPPTLVFIRVPEGKIVKNRLHLDVSPIDRSTDDEVARLLALGATTVDVGQGPGRSWVVMADPEGNEFDVLRTLAPSD from the coding sequence GTGGCCAGTAGGTTCACCGAGTTGGTCGTCGACTGCCGCGATCCTGAGCGGCTCGCGGCGTTCTGGTGCGCGGTTTTGGGCTTCAAGGTGATCGACCGGATCGAGGGGAAGGTCGAGATCGGTTCCTGGGAGCCGACCGTCGAGGAGGTACGGGCCCGCCAGATGCCGCCCACCCTGGTGTTCATCCGAGTGCCCGAGGGCAAGATCGTGAAGAACCGGCTCCACCTGGACGTCAGCCCGATCGACCGCAGTACCGACGACGAGGTGGCCAGGCTGCTCGCCCTTGGCGCCACCACGGTGGACGTGGGCCAGGGCCCGGGCCGGAGCTGGGTGGTCATGGCCGACCCCGAGGGCAACGAGTTCGATGTCCTGCGCACCCTCGCACCGTCCGACTAG
- a CDS encoding DUF4279 domain-containing protein codes for MISRIGIRPDEVSVHGSRFTEPAVVPVDHSWKVVCRDPGLRVDEQIARLLDRLRPHTHRVSALARELTGTGGGAVLQVVRYFDDDQARPNATDAPVSSAGTWTATFWTSWPPRRRTRRRRIRHDRDESIGQAGGYGAARWTRRPGRILRPGPPEGYEAPRLMTRTMVMVGGSMPSPSETT; via the coding sequence ATGATCTCCCGGATCGGCATCAGGCCCGACGAAGTGAGCGTTCACGGCAGTCGGTTCACCGAGCCGGCGGTGGTCCCGGTCGACCATTCGTGGAAGGTCGTGTGCCGAGATCCGGGGCTCCGCGTCGACGAGCAGATCGCCCGCCTCCTCGATCGGCTCCGGCCCCACACGCACCGCGTCTCCGCCCTCGCCCGCGAGCTGACCGGGACCGGCGGCGGAGCGGTGCTCCAAGTCGTGCGCTACTTCGACGACGACCAGGCCCGGCCGAATGCCACCGACGCCCCTGTCTCTTCGGCTGGCACCTGGACCGCAACGTTCTGGACTTCCTGGCCGCCACGGCGCCGAACTCGACGTCGACGAATACGACATGACCGTGACGAGTCCATCGGCCAGGCCGGTGGGTATGGAGCGGCTCGCTGGACGCGCCGGCCCGGCCGCATCCTGCGACCAGGCCCACCGGAAGGTTACGAAGCCCCCCGGTTGATGACGCGCACGATGGTGATGGTCGGCGGGTCGATGCCTTCCCCATCCGAAACGACGTAA
- a CDS encoding DUF6255 family natural product biosynthesis protein, with protein sequence MRAVGRLIHHCGHRAGWERGGGEERCRDCGARRFTDYAALLMPERPVAVVAEPRRDPRPRGPLGRRRDRVGAAPSQPQARQGRGLAAGGLTGAAVGGYGVGDLGHSG encoded by the coding sequence ATGCGAGCCGTAGGGCGCTTGATCCACCACTGCGGGCACCGCGCCGGCTGGGAGCGGGGCGGAGGCGAGGAACGCTGCCGCGACTGCGGCGCCCGCCGCTTCACGGACTACGCGGCGCTGCTGATGCCGGAACGTCCGGTGGCGGTCGTCGCGGAGCCGCGCCGCGACCCCCGCCCGCGCGGACCGCTCGGCCGCCGCCGTGATCGCGTCGGGGCTGCGCCGTCTCAACCGCAGGCGCGCCAGGGCCGTGGCCTGGCGGCTGGCGGTCTGACCGGCGCCGCGGTGGGCGGGTACGGCGTGGGTGATCTGGGACACAGTGGCTGA
- a CDS encoding helix-turn-helix domain-containing protein — MSDAIPTLMRRRLGAELRTLRVRAGLSLAEAAKLLGTSSPSLSKIENGKLRSRLDSFFAVYGFEDEVRIAEIRRLAKLAETNRRRGLFTQYSDVIDDSIADIIELEELASQADTYAALAIPDLLQTVDYALAVIEASRAWNTSRQVRTVADLRMKRQRALHNRRLDDLPVPPLMMRCVLDEACLRRQAGPPEVLAEQLKYLLDASQMPNVEIRVIPFAAGAHTSVSGAYTVFHFDEGVPVVAIEPLTTSFCLDEDTHTVRYDSAFNQLREQALDIAASRDFINRLIKDL, encoded by the coding sequence TTGTCGGACGCCATTCCCACCCTGATGCGCCGGCGGCTCGGGGCGGAGCTGCGGACCTTGCGGGTCCGGGCAGGATTGAGCCTTGCGGAGGCGGCCAAGCTGCTCGGCACCTCATCGCCAAGCCTGAGCAAGATTGAGAACGGCAAGCTGCGGAGTCGCCTCGATAGCTTTTTCGCCGTGTACGGCTTCGAAGACGAGGTACGGATCGCGGAGATCCGAAGGTTGGCGAAGCTCGCCGAGACAAACCGCCGGAGGGGCCTGTTCACTCAATACAGTGATGTCATCGACGACTCGATCGCCGACATCATCGAGCTCGAAGAGCTGGCAAGCCAAGCCGATACCTACGCAGCCCTGGCCATTCCGGACCTGCTGCAGACCGTGGACTACGCCTTGGCGGTCATCGAGGCCAGCCGCGCATGGAATACCAGTCGCCAGGTGAGGACCGTCGCCGACCTCCGCATGAAGCGCCAACGGGCTCTGCACAACCGTCGGCTCGACGATCTGCCCGTTCCGCCGCTCATGATGCGCTGCGTTTTGGACGAGGCGTGCCTGAGACGCCAGGCAGGACCGCCCGAAGTGCTCGCAGAACAACTCAAGTACCTGCTGGACGCCTCACAGATGCCCAACGTGGAGATACGCGTCATCCCGTTCGCCGCCGGTGCACACACCAGCGTCAGCGGCGCATACACCGTCTTCCACTTCGACGAGGGCGTGCCGGTCGTGGCGATCGAGCCGCTGACGACGTCCTTCTGCCTGGATGAGGACACCCACACCGTGCGCTACGACTCGGCGTTCAACCAGCTCCGCGAGCAGGCCCTCGACATAGCCGCCTCACGCGACTTCATCAACCGCCTCATCAAGGACTTGTGA
- a CDS encoding carbohydrate-binding protein, which yields MTAGNNGNGKPEDEDPFGYLYRSEGGDQGTDAAASAPQPGVPRTSYNQVRPVGSRQYTPQQGGGTYGAGMPAPQQPTPHYAAPETLPGGAPRHPGPPPGAPGPQRPKRRGLLIAAIAVVVVVAGGIGAAVYANQGDGDDGKNNSAQQTPSGKPSEKTEKKDGKKDETKPSAKPVKDLNRDAATLQLGGGASTAKDVKGAPTEGGVYVTMKQGSSIEWKDLPVTEAGKYTVWVDYGAQNGAATGSLWVNGEKLSTTVNWKKWPGDGWSHTFNYVQLNGGKNDIKLSCESQCDINIARLKILPGWYKS from the coding sequence ATGACGGCCGGTAACAACGGCAACGGAAAGCCGGAGGACGAGGATCCGTTCGGCTACCTGTACCGCTCGGAGGGCGGTGACCAGGGCACCGACGCGGCTGCGTCCGCGCCGCAGCCCGGCGTCCCCCGTACGTCGTACAACCAGGTCCGGCCGGTCGGCTCACGCCAGTACACGCCGCAGCAGGGCGGCGGTACGTACGGCGCGGGCATGCCCGCCCCCCAGCAGCCGACGCCGCACTACGCCGCCCCGGAGACCCTCCCCGGCGGCGCCCCCCGCCACCCCGGCCCCCCGCCCGGCGCCCCGGGCCCGCAGCGCCCGAAGCGGCGCGGCCTGCTCATAGCCGCGATAGCCGTGGTGGTCGTGGTCGCCGGCGGCATCGGCGCGGCGGTGTACGCGAACCAGGGCGACGGGGACGACGGCAAGAACAATTCGGCGCAGCAGACGCCGTCGGGGAAGCCGTCCGAGAAGACGGAGAAGAAGGACGGGAAGAAGGACGAGACGAAGCCGTCGGCGAAACCCGTCAAGGACCTCAATCGAGACGCGGCGACGTTGCAACTGGGCGGCGGGGCGTCCACGGCGAAGGACGTGAAGGGCGCGCCCACGGAGGGCGGCGTCTACGTCACCATGAAGCAGGGTTCTTCGATCGAGTGGAAGGACCTGCCGGTCACAGAAGCCGGCAAGTACACAGTGTGGGTGGACTACGGCGCGCAGAATGGCGCTGCGACCGGATCCCTCTGGGTCAACGGCGAGAAGTTGAGCACTACGGTCAACTGGAAGAAGTGGCCTGGTGACGGGTGGTCGCACACCTTCAACTACGTTCAACTCAACGGCGGAAAGAACGACATCAAGCTGTCGTGCGAGTCGCAGTGCGACATCAACATCGCGCGACTGAAGATCCTTCCGGGCTGGTACAAGTCGTAG
- a CDS encoding GGDEF domain-containing protein: MADYPAGTGAGDFGAAYSGSGGYDHRDHHVHTVPLDEDSDESEKGLAVLFCDLDGFKSINDRFGHHTGDAVLIEVARRLSSGVRDGDTVARMGGDEFVVLADGLGRADAEDLAVRLRNAIIPPIRVDGRAVRVGASFGIGWAGCGMSADEVLRSADQRMYVEKRSRARAGRRAG; encoded by the coding sequence ATGGCCGACTACCCGGCGGGGACGGGGGCGGGCGACTTCGGAGCGGCTTACTCCGGCTCCGGCGGCTACGACCACCGCGACCACCACGTGCACACCGTCCCGCTCGACGAGGACAGCGACGAGAGCGAGAAGGGCCTCGCCGTCCTCTTCTGCGACCTGGACGGCTTCAAGTCGATCAACGACCGGTTCGGGCACCACACGGGCGACGCGGTGCTGATCGAGGTCGCCCGGCGGCTCAGCAGCGGCGTCCGCGACGGCGACACCGTGGCCCGCATGGGCGGCGACGAGTTCGTCGTCCTCGCCGACGGCCTCGGCCGCGCCGACGCGGAGGACCTGGCGGTCCGGCTGCGCAACGCGATCATCCCGCCCATCCGGGTCGACGGCCGGGCGGTGCGCGTGGGGGCGAGTTTCGGCATCGGCTGGGCGGGCTGCGGCATGTCCGCCGACGAGGTGCTGCGCTCCGCCGACCAGCGGATGTACGTCGAGAAGCGGTCCCGCGCCCGGGCCGGCCGGCGGGCCGGGTGA
- a CDS encoding flavin reductase family protein, with product MLQTTSPTEARIPHADGVTAEEFRAALARLAAGVVLVTAHDPDDGPRGEDVGMTATAFLSVSLDPPLVMVSVRNDSRMEELLARQPLWAVSLLAESQRQVAGRFAMKGRVSDRLLFEDLPHDRGELSGSPLVRGALAVLECRTEQRVVAGDHTLFIGRVLKAAASTTESGPLTYFKGRYRHLS from the coding sequence GTGTTGCAGACGACTTCGCCCACCGAGGCCCGCATACCGCATGCTGACGGTGTGACCGCCGAGGAATTCCGCGCCGCCCTCGCCCGCCTGGCGGCGGGCGTGGTCCTGGTGACCGCGCACGACCCCGACGACGGCCCCCGCGGCGAGGACGTCGGCATGACGGCGACGGCGTTCCTCTCCGTATCCCTGGACCCACCCCTCGTGATGGTGAGCGTTCGCAACGACTCCCGGATGGAGGAGCTGCTCGCCCGGCAGCCCCTCTGGGCGGTCTCCCTGCTCGCCGAGAGCCAGCGGCAGGTCGCCGGACGGTTCGCGATGAAGGGACGGGTCAGCGACCGGCTCCTCTTCGAGGACCTCCCGCACGACCGCGGCGAGCTCTCCGGCTCCCCGCTCGTCCGGGGCGCCCTCGCGGTACTGGAGTGCCGGACGGAACAGCGGGTGGTCGCGGGCGACCACACCCTCTTCATCGGCCGCGTCCTGAAGGCCGCCGCCTCGACGACGGAGAGCGGACCGCTGACGTACTTCAAAGGGCGGTACCGGCACCTGTCGTGA
- the arfB gene encoding alternative ribosome rescue aminoacyl-tRNA hydrolase ArfB: MSGPYVIRGAVSLPEAELVWRFSRSSGPGGQHVNTSDSQVELRFDLAATDALPAVWKERALERLAGRLVGGVVTVRASEHRSQWRNREAAAVRLAALLAEATAPPPKPRKPTRIPRGINERRLREKKQRAETKRGRSARDWG; the protein is encoded by the coding sequence ATGTCCGGTCCCTACGTCATCCGCGGTGCCGTCAGCCTGCCCGAGGCGGAGCTCGTCTGGCGCTTCTCGCGCTCCTCCGGGCCGGGCGGGCAGCACGTCAACACCAGCGACAGCCAGGTGGAGCTGCGCTTCGACCTCGCCGCCACCGACGCCCTGCCCGCCGTGTGGAAGGAGCGCGCCCTGGAGCGGCTCGCGGGCCGGCTGGTGGGCGGGGTGGTGACCGTACGGGCGTCGGAGCACCGTTCGCAGTGGCGCAACCGGGAGGCGGCGGCCGTCCGGCTGGCCGCGCTGCTGGCCGAGGCCACCGCGCCGCCGCCGAAGCCGCGGAAGCCGACGCGCATACCGCGCGGCATCAACGAGCGGCGGCTGCGGGAGAAGAAGCAGCGCGCGGAGACGAAGCGGGGGCGCTCCGCGCGGGACTGGGGCTGA
- a CDS encoding TerD family protein, with amino-acid sequence MPVSLSKGGNVSLTKEAPGLTAVTVGLGWDVRTTTGTDFDLDASAIAVNPGGKVYSDAHFVFFNNKQTPDQTIVHTGDNTTGQGEGDDEQINVNLAALPADVDKIVFPVSIYDATARSQNFGQVRNAYIRIVNQAGGAEIARYDLSEDAATETAMVFGELYRNGAEWKFRAVGQGYASGLQGIAQDFGVNV; translated from the coding sequence ATGCCTGTAAGCCTGTCCAAGGGCGGCAACGTCTCCCTCACCAAGGAGGCCCCGGGCCTGACCGCCGTCACCGTCGGCCTCGGCTGGGACGTCCGCACCACCACGGGCACGGACTTCGACCTCGACGCGAGCGCGATTGCGGTGAACCCCGGCGGCAAGGTCTACTCGGACGCCCACTTCGTCTTCTTCAACAACAAGCAGACGCCGGACCAGACCATCGTGCACACCGGTGACAACACCACCGGTCAGGGCGAAGGCGACGACGAGCAGATCAACGTCAACCTGGCCGCCCTCCCGGCCGACGTCGACAAGATCGTCTTCCCGGTCTCCATCTACGACGCCACCGCGCGCTCGCAGAACTTCGGCCAGGTGCGCAACGCCTACATCCGCATCGTCAACCAGGCCGGCGGCGCCGAGATCGCCCGCTACGACCTGAGCGAGGACGCGGCCACCGAGACGGCCATGGTCTTCGGCGAGCTCTACCGCAACGGCGCCGAGTGGAAGTTCCGCGCCGTCGGCCAGGGCTACGCGTCCGGCCTCCAGGGCATCGCCCAGGACTTCGGCGTCAACGTCTGA
- a CDS encoding YciI family protein yields MKYLAMIYGNQAKWDAFPAEAWPEAIARQEAFNKKYRETGELLGAYGLADAANARLVRRENGVPSVTDGPYLETKEYMASFYLFDCESEERAQQIAAEMPFADTDPVELWPVLHESASGA; encoded by the coding sequence ATGAAGTACCTCGCGATGATCTACGGCAACCAGGCCAAATGGGACGCCTTCCCCGCCGAGGCATGGCCGGAAGCCATCGCCCGGCAGGAGGCGTTCAACAAGAAGTACCGGGAGACCGGGGAGCTGCTGGGCGCCTACGGCCTGGCCGACGCCGCCAACGCCCGGCTCGTGCGCCGCGAGAACGGGGTCCCGTCCGTCACCGACGGGCCGTACCTGGAGACCAAGGAGTACATGGCCAGCTTCTACCTCTTCGACTGCGAGAGCGAGGAGCGCGCGCAGCAGATCGCCGCGGAGATGCCGTTCGCCGACACCGACCCGGTCGAACTCTGGCCGGTCCTCCACGAGTCCGCGTCCGGCGCGTGA
- a CDS encoding RNA polymerase sigma factor, whose amino-acid sequence MSGARGVGDLLRELAPQVLGALVRRYGAFDTCEDAVQEALLAAALQWPAEGTPDNPRGWLVTVASRRLVDQVRGETARRRREERIALATPQAELLARAADAAPDADRDDSLALLFLCCHPALSAPSRIALTLRAVGGLTTAGIAAAFLVPEATMAQRISRAKQTIRNSGTSPRLPEPAEREERLREVLHVLYLIFNEGYTATAGDGLTAPDLSAEAIRLTRMLHRLAPNDGEVAGLLALMLLTDARRPARTGPGGDLVPLAEQDRGRWDRRLVAEGVGLLSRTLPRGRVGPYQLQAAIAAVHDEAEHVDATDWPQILALYELLERAAPNPMVTLNRAVAVAMVQGPAAGLGLLTTLESDRRLARHHRLLSTRAHLLELLGDHEAAAHAYREAARRTTSAPERRHLTGRAARLAPVGR is encoded by the coding sequence GTGAGCGGGGCACGAGGCGTCGGGGACCTGCTGCGCGAGCTGGCGCCGCAGGTCCTCGGCGCGCTGGTCCGCCGGTACGGCGCGTTCGACACGTGCGAGGACGCCGTCCAGGAGGCGCTGCTCGCCGCCGCCCTCCAGTGGCCGGCCGAGGGCACGCCCGACAATCCCAGGGGCTGGCTGGTCACCGTCGCCTCCCGCAGGCTGGTCGACCAGGTGCGCGGCGAGACCGCGCGCAGGCGCCGCGAGGAACGGATCGCCCTGGCCACGCCGCAGGCGGAGCTGCTCGCCCGCGCCGCCGACGCCGCGCCGGACGCGGACCGGGACGACTCCCTGGCGCTGCTGTTCCTGTGCTGCCACCCGGCGCTGTCCGCGCCGAGCCGGATCGCGCTGACGCTGCGCGCGGTCGGCGGCCTGACCACCGCCGGCATCGCCGCGGCCTTCCTCGTCCCGGAGGCGACCATGGCCCAGCGGATCAGCCGGGCCAAGCAGACCATCCGGAACTCCGGCACCTCCCCGCGCCTGCCGGAGCCCGCCGAGCGGGAGGAGCGGCTGCGCGAGGTCCTGCACGTGCTCTACCTGATCTTCAACGAGGGATACACCGCCACGGCCGGCGACGGGCTGACCGCACCGGACCTCTCGGCCGAGGCGATCCGGCTCACCCGCATGCTGCACCGCCTCGCCCCCAACGACGGCGAAGTGGCCGGCCTGCTGGCGCTGATGCTGCTCACCGACGCGCGCCGCCCGGCGCGGACCGGGCCCGGCGGCGACCTGGTGCCCCTCGCCGAGCAGGACCGCGGCCGGTGGGACCGGCGCCTCGTCGCCGAGGGCGTCGGCCTGCTCTCCCGCACGCTGCCGCGCGGCCGGGTCGGCCCCTACCAGCTCCAGGCGGCCATCGCCGCGGTCCACGACGAGGCCGAGCACGTCGACGCCACGGACTGGCCCCAGATCCTCGCCCTGTACGAGCTCCTCGAACGGGCCGCGCCGAACCCCATGGTGACCCTCAACCGCGCGGTCGCCGTCGCCATGGTCCAGGGCCCGGCCGCCGGACTCGGCCTGCTCACCACCCTGGAGTCCGACCGGCGCCTGGCCCGCCACCACCGCCTGCTCTCCACCCGGGCCCACCTCCTGGAACTGCTCGGCGACCACGAGGCCGCGGCCCACGCCTACCGCGAGGCCGCCCGCCGCACCACCAGCGCACCGGAACGCCGGCACCTCACCGGCCGCGCGGCGCGGCTCGCCCCGGTGGGCCGTTGA
- a CDS encoding response regulator transcription factor, whose product MIRVVLADDQQLVRAAFALLLGTAPDMTVVGEAGTGREAVDLARAARADVVVMDVRMPDLDGIEATRLIASDGELRGVRVLVLTTYDTDAYVLGALRAGASGFLVKDARPTVLLDAVRTVAAGESLLAPGPTSRLIARLLRTTGPAAATASLPSLSGLSALSGREREVLTLVARGLTNPELGAALGLSPLTAKTHVSRIMGKLGARDRVQLVIAAYEAGLVVPGDG is encoded by the coding sequence GTGATCAGGGTGGTACTGGCGGACGACCAGCAACTCGTGCGCGCGGCCTTCGCGTTGCTGCTGGGCACCGCGCCGGACATGACGGTCGTGGGGGAGGCGGGCACCGGCCGGGAGGCCGTGGACCTGGCCCGGGCCGCCCGCGCGGACGTGGTGGTGATGGACGTCCGCATGCCGGATCTGGACGGCATCGAGGCGACCCGGCTGATCGCGTCGGACGGGGAGCTGAGGGGAGTCCGGGTGCTGGTGCTGACCACCTACGACACCGACGCGTACGTCCTGGGCGCCCTCCGCGCGGGGGCGTCGGGCTTCCTGGTGAAGGACGCCCGCCCGACCGTGCTCCTGGACGCCGTCCGGACCGTCGCCGCCGGCGAGTCCCTCCTGGCCCCCGGCCCGACATCCCGCCTGATCGCCCGCCTCCTCCGCACCACGGGCCCCGCCGCCGCCACGGCATCCCTCCCCTCCCTCTCCGGCCTCTCCGCCCTCTCCGGCCGCGAACGGGAAGTCCTCACCCTGGTGGCCCGCGGCCTCACCAACCCCGAACTGGGCGCCGCCCTCGGCCTGAGCCCCCTCACCGCCAAGACCCACGTCAGCCGCATCATGGGCAAGTTGGGCGCCCGCGACCGGGTACAGCTGGTGATCGCGGCTTATGAGGCGGGGCTGGTGGTGCCGGGGGACGGGTGA